CATGCGGTCGCGGAGGCACAAAAGGCCGGAGGTATTGCCGCCTTCATCGATGCCGAGCATGCCCTTGACCCCCGGCTGGCATCCACCCTCGGGGTAGATGTTCAGTCGCTGTACATTGCCCAGCCGGACAGCGGCGAGCAGGCGCTGTACGTCCTCGATACCCTTGTCAGGAGCAGCGCAGTGGATATCGTGGTCGTGGACTCCGTTGCCGCCCTTACCCCCCAGGCGGAAATCGACGGAAAAATAGGCGACAGCCAGGTTGGGCTCCAGGCGCGGCTCATGTCCTATGCCCTCCGGAGACTCACCTCGGCCATTTCCAAGAGCAACTGCGTCGTCGTCTTCATCAACCAGTTGAGGGCGAAAATCAGCACCGGCTACAGCCAGGGCCCCCAGGAAACGACCACGGGAGGAAGGGCGCTGAAGTTTTACAGTTCCGTCCGGATTGAAGTCAAGCGGGGGAAGTCCATTACGAAAGGTGACGACACCATCGGCCACGAACTCTGGATGAAGGTCGTGAAAAACAAGCAGGCCCCCCCCTTCAAAACCGGACACTCCTCTCTCGTATACGGAAAAGGGATCCCCAGGGGCATGTCGATTGTGGATATGGCCATAGACTTTGACGTGATAAAGAGAAAAGGATCCTGGCTTGCCTACAAGGGTGAAACCCTCGCCCAGGGCAAGGAAGCCGTAGCCCAGTATATCGAGGAACACCCCGAGCTTATGAAGGAAATTGTTGAAGAGGTGCTTTCACTTGCAGCCAGCGGCCTCGACCTCGGCCTTCCTCCCAGTGAACCCGTTCTTTCCGGAGAGGAGGAGGACGAGGTGCCTACCCTCAATATCGAAGAAGGTATCCTCGACCTCGACGAAGAAGAAAAATAAATTGGTGGTCTATTTTGATAAAATATGAAATATCCTGAG
This genomic window from Aminivibrio pyruvatiphilus contains:
- the recA gene encoding recombinase RecA, with the translated sequence MAKRKNPQTREDVLEQAIEDIRGKFGEGSIMRLGESFKSAVEVISTGILPLDVALGIGGLPKGRIVEIFGPEGSGKTTVALHAVAEAQKAGGIAAFIDAEHALDPRLASTLGVDVQSLYIAQPDSGEQALYVLDTLVRSSAVDIVVVDSVAALTPQAEIDGKIGDSQVGLQARLMSYALRRLTSAISKSNCVVVFINQLRAKISTGYSQGPQETTTGGRALKFYSSVRIEVKRGKSITKGDDTIGHELWMKVVKNKQAPPFKTGHSSLVYGKGIPRGMSIVDMAIDFDVIKRKGSWLAYKGETLAQGKEAVAQYIEEHPELMKEIVEEVLSLAASGLDLGLPPSEPVLSGEEEDEVPTLNIEEGILDLDEEEK